The proteins below are encoded in one region of Planctopirus limnophila DSM 3776:
- a CDS encoding outer membrane protein assembly factor BamB family protein, with amino-acid sequence MRIRRSCHGTLLFLALMCTISSATAADWAQFRGAGASGVSTQSKLPIRFGENENLLWKVALPGAGSSSPVVFGKKVFVTCYSGYGQSKSEEGDINSLQRHLVCVDCESGHVLWTKTIAGEQPEDKYQGYLTDHGYASNTPVTDGERVYCFFGKSGVLAFDFSGKQLWQTNVGKESSSRRWGSGASLILYKDAVIVNASEESQSIRALHKLTGELLWNETASALNLAYGTPSVITVDDKRSDLVIAVPGEVWGLNPDTGRLRWNAEHNLTGNICPSVFSQGDEVFIFGGFRSAGSLCLKAGGQGDVTSSVIKWTSRNSSYVATPVLYEGRLYWIDDRGQAFCADAKNGELVYRERLEDLSSGGRPVYASPVVAQGLIYVPTRWDGILVYSAKEKFEILALNKLPSDQSDFNATPAISNNQLFLRSDRFLYCFAEKHP; translated from the coding sequence ATGCGAATTCGCCGCAGCTGTCATGGTACGCTTCTCTTCTTGGCACTCATGTGCACCATTTCATCAGCGACCGCCGCAGACTGGGCTCAATTCCGCGGTGCCGGAGCGAGCGGTGTGAGCACTCAATCCAAGCTCCCCATCCGCTTTGGTGAAAACGAAAACCTCTTGTGGAAAGTGGCACTTCCGGGTGCCGGTTCTTCGAGCCCTGTTGTCTTTGGGAAAAAGGTCTTCGTCACCTGCTACTCCGGCTACGGACAATCGAAATCGGAAGAGGGAGATATCAATTCGCTGCAAAGACATCTCGTTTGCGTGGACTGCGAAAGTGGCCACGTGCTCTGGACGAAAACCATCGCGGGAGAGCAACCTGAGGATAAATATCAGGGCTATCTCACCGATCACGGCTATGCGAGCAATACACCTGTCACCGATGGTGAACGGGTCTATTGCTTCTTTGGCAAAAGCGGGGTGCTTGCGTTTGACTTCTCGGGAAAACAGCTCTGGCAGACGAATGTCGGCAAAGAGTCCAGCAGTCGCCGATGGGGTTCAGGTGCCAGTCTGATTCTTTACAAAGATGCTGTCATCGTGAATGCGTCGGAAGAAAGCCAGTCCATTCGCGCACTCCATAAACTGACTGGGGAACTCCTCTGGAATGAGACCGCGTCGGCCTTGAATCTGGCTTACGGCACCCCTTCAGTGATTACTGTCGATGATAAACGCAGCGATCTGGTGATTGCCGTCCCGGGTGAAGTGTGGGGCCTGAATCCTGATACGGGCCGCTTGCGCTGGAACGCCGAGCACAACCTCACGGGCAATATCTGTCCCAGCGTCTTTTCTCAAGGCGATGAAGTGTTCATCTTTGGTGGATTTCGATCGGCGGGGAGCTTGTGCCTGAAGGCGGGCGGGCAGGGAGACGTCACCTCTTCTGTCATCAAATGGACCAGCCGCAACAGTTCGTATGTCGCCACACCGGTCCTTTACGAGGGGCGACTCTACTGGATTGATGATCGCGGGCAGGCATTCTGTGCGGATGCCAAAAATGGTGAGCTGGTTTATCGAGAGCGTCTGGAAGATCTCAGCTCCGGTGGTCGGCCCGTCTATGCATCACCTGTTGTCGCCCAGGGGCTGATCTATGTTCCCACCCGGTGGGACGGTATCCTGGTCTATTCGGCCAAAGAAAAGTTCGAGATTCTGGCATTGAACAAGTTGCCGTCCGATCAAAGTGACTTCAACGCCACGCCGGCGATCAGCAACAACCAGTTGTTCCTCAGGTCAGATCGATTTCTGTATTGCTTCGCCGAGAAGCATCCGTGA
- a CDS encoding sulfatase-like hydrolase/transferase: protein MRQRTMTNTVVALICGMLGSGLGMCGTLTDVLGQNKARPAQVEGTVLPFPPAPTASKAGPTLQESIHKRRIEPNRLPKGAPNVLIVLIDDAGFGVPDTFGGFAHTPTLSRLRDEGISYNRFHTTSICSPTRAALLTGRNHQRVGNGTIAERAVDWDGYTGIMPKTAATMAEVLKNYGYKTSAFGKWHNTPADQTTAMGPFNYWPTGYGFEYFYGFLAGETSQWEPRLVENTTAIEPPHDENYHLTEDMADKGITWLKKHRAFSPDKPFLMYWAPGGVHGPHHVTASWADKYKGKFDQGWDKLREEVFARQKTLGWIPASAELTPRDATMPAWGDIPEAERAFQTRLMELYAGFCEHTDAQVGKLVDFLDESGQRDNTIILYLWGDNGSSAEGQNDSISELLAQNQIPNTIAQQIKALEGLGGLKALGGPLTDNIYHASWAWAGSTPFRSTKLVAAHFGGTRNPLVVSWPKRIKADKTPRSQFYHVNDIVPTLYDVIGIKAPNEVNGFPQDPIDGVSMAASFADPKAPENKHVQYFDNNGSDGIYKDGWYACTFGPLSPWLNAQPGLDQWDSSKAVWELYDLTKDFSQMHDLAKEHPEKVEEMKKLFLAQAEENKAFPIGAGIWLRIHPEDRIKSPYTSWVFDDTTTRMPEFTAPALGNHNNIVTIDLDCGKEASGVLYAMGGSGGGLTCYMDKGYLIFEYNLMIIDRSIAKSAEKIAPGKHTIVVNTALRAAKPGAPADIVLTVDGKEVGRTTAKMTVPAAFTASESFDVGIDLGSTVSRDYFERRPFKFDGKISKVNVALE from the coding sequence ATGCGACAGCGAACAATGACCAACACCGTGGTCGCCCTCATCTGCGGCATGCTTGGGAGCGGCCTGGGGATGTGCGGCACACTCACCGACGTACTTGGTCAAAACAAGGCGCGTCCAGCGCAGGTAGAAGGTACTGTCCTGCCGTTTCCGCCGGCTCCGACTGCCAGTAAGGCGGGGCCAACGCTGCAAGAATCCATCCATAAGCGTCGCATCGAGCCGAATCGGTTGCCGAAAGGCGCGCCGAACGTGCTGATCGTACTCATCGACGACGCCGGGTTCGGCGTGCCGGACACCTTCGGTGGTTTCGCGCACACGCCGACGCTGTCGAGATTGCGTGACGAGGGCATCAGTTACAACCGCTTCCATACCACATCGATCTGCTCGCCGACCCGTGCTGCTTTGCTCACCGGTCGTAATCACCAGCGAGTTGGAAATGGCACCATCGCCGAGCGTGCGGTGGATTGGGACGGTTACACCGGCATCATGCCGAAGACAGCCGCGACGATGGCAGAGGTGCTGAAGAACTACGGTTACAAGACATCTGCCTTCGGCAAATGGCATAACACGCCCGCCGACCAAACCACCGCGATGGGGCCGTTCAACTATTGGCCCACGGGCTATGGCTTCGAATACTTCTACGGCTTCCTGGCCGGAGAAACTTCGCAATGGGAGCCGCGCCTTGTCGAGAACACGACAGCCATCGAGCCGCCGCACGATGAGAACTACCACCTGACTGAGGACATGGCTGACAAGGGAATCACCTGGCTGAAGAAGCATCGCGCGTTTTCCCCGGATAAGCCGTTCCTCATGTACTGGGCTCCCGGCGGCGTCCACGGCCCGCACCACGTCACCGCATCCTGGGCTGACAAATACAAGGGAAAGTTCGATCAAGGTTGGGACAAGCTGCGCGAGGAAGTCTTCGCCCGCCAGAAGACGCTTGGCTGGATACCCGCCAGCGCTGAACTCACACCGCGAGACGCGACTATGCCCGCCTGGGGGGACATCCCTGAAGCGGAACGGGCTTTCCAAACGCGGCTGATGGAACTCTATGCTGGTTTCTGCGAACATACAGATGCTCAGGTCGGCAAGCTGGTCGATTTCCTCGATGAATCTGGTCAGCGCGACAACACGATCATCCTCTACCTTTGGGGCGACAACGGCTCGTCGGCCGAAGGTCAGAACGACTCTATTAGCGAACTCCTCGCGCAGAACCAGATCCCCAACACCATCGCACAGCAGATCAAGGCGCTTGAGGGACTGGGCGGCCTGAAGGCGCTGGGCGGACCATTGACCGACAACATCTATCATGCGAGCTGGGCCTGGGCTGGGAGCACTCCCTTCCGTTCTACGAAACTCGTCGCGGCTCATTTTGGCGGCACACGTAACCCGCTCGTCGTATCTTGGCCGAAGAGAATCAAGGCCGATAAGACTCCACGCTCTCAGTTCTATCATGTCAACGACATCGTTCCGACGCTCTATGACGTGATCGGCATCAAGGCCCCGAACGAAGTGAACGGGTTCCCGCAGGACCCCATCGACGGCGTCAGCATGGCCGCCAGCTTTGCCGACCCGAAGGCACCAGAGAATAAACACGTCCAGTATTTCGACAACAACGGCAGCGACGGCATTTACAAGGATGGCTGGTATGCCTGCACATTTGGGCCGCTCAGCCCCTGGCTGAATGCCCAGCCCGGACTCGATCAATGGGATTCCTCGAAAGCCGTCTGGGAGCTGTATGACCTCACCAAGGACTTTTCGCAGATGCACGACCTCGCGAAAGAGCATCCGGAGAAAGTCGAGGAAATGAAGAAGCTCTTTCTGGCACAGGCTGAGGAAAACAAAGCATTCCCCATCGGGGCTGGCATCTGGCTGCGAATCCATCCCGAAGACCGGATCAAATCACCCTACACGAGCTGGGTTTTCGATGACACCACCACCCGCATGCCAGAGTTCACAGCGCCCGCGTTAGGCAACCACAACAACATCGTCACTATCGATCTTGATTGCGGCAAGGAAGCCAGCGGCGTGCTCTATGCGATGGGCGGCTCGGGCGGCGGCTTGACCTGCTACATGGACAAGGGCTATCTGATCTTTGAATACAATCTCATGATCATAGACCGATCCATTGCGAAGTCGGCGGAAAAGATCGCCCCCGGCAAGCACACCATTGTCGTGAACACCGCACTCAGGGCCGCCAAACCCGGTGCGCCAGCCGACATCGTGCTCACTGTGGACGGCAAGGAAGTCGGTCGCACCACGGCGAAGATGACTGTGCCCGCCGCATTCACCGCCAGCGAAAGTTTCGATGTTGGCATTGATCTTGGCTCAACGGTCTCCCGCGACTACTTTGAACGGCGTCCGTTTAAGTTCGATGGAAAGATCAGCAAGGTAAACGTGGCATTGGAGTGA